GAGGCCAGCCCCAAAGACTGCAAGACCTGAATCATCATCCAGGTAAAGTCAATTTCCCACCACTCTAAGCCATGTCGGGCAGAGTACTGAAACGCATGGTGGTTATTGTGCCAGCCTTCTCCATAGGTTAAAAGGGCAACCCACCAGCAGTTCGTCGAGCGATCGCCAGCATCGTAGGTACGGTAACCAAACTTATGAGTAGCGCTGTTGACAAACCAAGTGCAGTGGTACACCAACACTAGGCGCACAAAAATTCCCCAGATGACAAAAGGCCAACCCCCGATCAGATATAGCACCACGGCCAGACCAATCTGGACGGGCAGAAAATACTGCTCGAAGAAACGATAGACCGGGTCATTACCGATATCTTTGGTAAATCGGTCAATCTCAGCTTTAGCAGGAACCTCGTAGAACATCCAACCCATATGGCTCCACCAGAAGCCGCGACCAGAGTTGTGGTGATCCACATTTTCATCAGAATGGAGATGGTGGTGGCGGTGCAGACCCACCCACTCAATTGGCCCTCCTTGGCAAGCAAGACTGGCACAAAAAACCAGGAAATATTCCAGCCATCGCGGAGCTTGGAAGCTCCGATGGGTCACCAGACGGTGGAGTCCCAGGGTTACCCCCAGACCACCGGTTACCCAATGTAAGAACACCATCAGGCCAACTGCTGCCCAGCTAAAATTACTCGGCAAGAACGCAAACAGTGCCCCAATATGGACTGTCGCCATAAAGAGAATAATGGGCCAAGCGCGTCGAAGTTGAGTTGAAGTTGCGATAGTCATCCAGAGATTTTAAGGCGTAGGTTTTAATTCCGATCCAGACAATTGATGCGATCCGGTTTAGGCGAGAATGGGCTTGGCATCGCCCACTCCTAC
This window of the Neosynechococcus sphagnicola sy1 genome carries:
- a CDS encoding acyl-CoA desaturase; the protein is MTIATSTQLRRAWPIILFMATVHIGALFAFLPSNFSWAAVGLMVFLHWVTGGLGVTLGLHRLVTHRSFQAPRWLEYFLVFCASLACQGGPIEWVGLHRHHHLHSDENVDHHNSGRGFWWSHMGWMFYEVPAKAEIDRFTKDIGNDPVYRFFEQYFLPVQIGLAVVLYLIGGWPFVIWGIFVRLVLVYHCTWFVNSATHKFGYRTYDAGDRSTNCWWVALLTYGEGWHNNHHAFQYSARHGLEWWEIDFTWMMIQVLQSLGLASKVKLAEK